In Halorientalis sp. LT38, a genomic segment contains:
- a CDS encoding TOBE domain-containing protein: MDVSPDFDVQLGREGVALGRRDRELLAAIAEHGSLNAAADRLDRSYAHAQRRVVELEEAFGPLVERSRGGGGGGGSELTDRARELLATFDRLRAEFAGVAEAERTVVSGTVVERDGELATVETPAGRIRAVTPPDCTDVAVTIRADAVTLNRPTEAPEPGGTSARNRFDGTVESVDRGETLARVAIAVDPDVSLTALVTAESVERLALAPGTAVVSTFKATATRAVARDGRY; this comes from the coding sequence CGCCGGGACCGGGAGTTGCTGGCGGCTATCGCCGAGCACGGATCGCTGAACGCCGCCGCCGATCGGCTGGACCGCTCCTACGCGCACGCCCAGCGCCGCGTCGTCGAACTGGAGGAGGCGTTCGGCCCGCTGGTCGAACGCAGTCGCGGCGGTGGTGGCGGGGGCGGGAGCGAACTCACCGACCGGGCGCGGGAGTTGCTGGCGACGTTCGACCGCCTCCGGGCCGAGTTCGCCGGCGTGGCCGAGGCCGAGCGCACGGTCGTCTCCGGGACGGTCGTCGAACGCGACGGGGAACTCGCCACCGTCGAGACCCCTGCCGGGAGAATCCGGGCTGTGACGCCCCCCGACTGCACCGACGTCGCCGTCACGATCCGGGCGGACGCGGTGACGCTGAACCGACCAACCGAGGCTCCCGAACCGGGCGGCACGAGCGCTCGCAACCGGTTCGACGGAACTGTCGAATCGGTCGACCGCGGGGAGACGCTCGCACGCGTCGCGATCGCCGTCGATCCGGACGTCTCCCTCACCGCGCTCGTGACCGCGGAGAGCGTAGAGCGCCTGGCTCTGGCGCCCGGAACCGCTGTCGTCTCGACGTTCAAGGCGACCGCCACCCGCGCCGTGGCGCGAGACGGGCGATATTAA